Proteins from a genomic interval of Desulfurobacterium sp. TC5-1:
- a CDS encoding class II fructose-bisphosphate aldolase — protein MRTLNLEEVKKSLDGIVEVNDNGVKIINEEAVRKGLIDNLIYTAVFGEDDAKRFSRWLIRAIAVEFGAIPASIHDLYVNGMGREKLDRWFTVPAMNIRGMSYDVMRRIFKIAVERDMTAFILEIAKSEIGYTYQRPEEYASCALAAAVKEGYRGPVFIQGDHFQFKAKNYFEDPEKELKAIQDLTKEAIEAGFYNIDIDPSTLVDYSKPTLIEQQYHNYLNTAKMTAFIREVEPEGITVSVGGEIGHIGGKNSTPEEFEAFMEGYLQTLKEYGEDLPYISKISVQTGTEHGGIPLPDGSIAKVKLDFSVLEVIGEVARNKYSMSGAVQHGASTLPDELFHKFPEVKASEIHLATGFQNIIYDHLPEEMKKEIYAYLKENFSNEWKEGWTEEQFIYKLRKKGFGPFKKQFWDLPSDIKENILDALEAKFRFLFDQLKVYDTKKYTDEYIKPVKVLPKKPE, from the coding sequence ATGAGAACTTTAAATCTGGAAGAGGTGAAAAAGTCTCTTGATGGTATCGTTGAAGTTAACGACAACGGTGTAAAAATAATCAACGAAGAGGCCGTTAGAAAAGGGCTAATCGACAATCTCATCTACACTGCTGTTTTTGGCGAGGACGATGCAAAGCGATTTAGCCGATGGCTTATCAGAGCTATAGCTGTAGAATTTGGAGCAATTCCAGCGTCTATACACGACCTCTACGTAAACGGCATGGGAAGGGAAAAGTTAGACAGGTGGTTTACAGTGCCCGCCATGAACATCAGAGGCATGTCCTACGACGTAATGAGAAGAATTTTCAAAATTGCCGTTGAAAGGGACATGACAGCCTTTATCCTTGAAATCGCAAAGTCCGAGATAGGTTACACCTATCAGAGACCTGAAGAGTACGCTTCCTGTGCACTTGCAGCAGCTGTTAAGGAAGGTTACAGAGGACCTGTTTTCATCCAGGGTGACCACTTCCAGTTTAAAGCGAAAAACTACTTTGAAGATCCTGAAAAAGAACTTAAAGCTATTCAGGATCTCACGAAAGAAGCAATTGAAGCGGGCTTTTACAACATAGATATCGACCCATCAACATTAGTTGACTATTCAAAACCAACACTCATAGAACAGCAGTATCACAACTATCTCAATACAGCAAAGATGACAGCATTTATAAGAGAGGTAGAACCTGAAGGAATAACTGTATCCGTCGGTGGAGAAATCGGTCATATAGGTGGAAAAAACTCCACGCCAGAAGAGTTTGAAGCCTTTATGGAAGGATATCTTCAAACGTTAAAAGAGTACGGCGAAGATCTCCCTTACATAAGCAAGATAAGCGTTCAAACGGGAACAGAGCATGGTGGCATTCCTCTTCCTGACGGAAGCATTGCAAAGGTGAAACTTGACTTCTCTGTTCTTGAGGTTATTGGCGAAGTCGCAAGAAATAAATACAGCATGTCAGGTGCCGTTCAACACGGTGCTTCTACACTTCCAGACGAACTCTTCCATAAGTTCCCTGAAGTGAAAGCCTCTGAAATTCATCTTGCAACAGGATTCCAGAACATTATCTACGACCACCTTCCTGAAGAGATGAAAAAAGAGATATATGCATACTTAAAAGAAAACTTCAGCAACGAGTGGAAAGAGGGCTGGACGGAGGAACAGTTTATTTATAAGCTTAGAAAGAAAGGATTTGGACCGTTTAAGAAACAGTTCTGGGATCTACCATCAGACATTAAGGAAAACATTTTAGACGCATTAGAAGCAAAGTTCAGATTCCTGTTTGACCAGCTTAAGGTCTACGACACGAAAAAATACACAGATGAATACATAAAACCTGTAAAGGTTCTCCCTAAAAAACCTGAATAA
- the aroA gene encoding 3-phosphoshikimate 1-carboxyvinyltransferase has product MYEVSFRGKLKGILRVPSDKSISHRSIMLASLNQGKVIVKNFLRSEDCLNTLKAFKSLGVDIEDDGKIIMIRGKGKILKEPFDILDMGNSGTSIRLISGILAGQPFYSVLTGDKYLRKRPMDRIAIPLRQMGATVLGRENGKYPPLTIVGRNPLNGIVYRSPKASAQVKSCILLAGLFTDEEVSVTEPAKSRDHTERMLKTFGVDVKVDGLTVSLGRNRDLKADLEIDVPADISSAAFFMVAAAIVPGSEVVLKDVILNPTRTGILDVMGRMGVNFEILNKRTVSGEEVGDIKVLYSPDLKAVVIEGDIIPRLIDEIPIIAVLATQAEGETVIKEAAELRVKESDRIRAVVSNLKVLGVDVEEFEDGMRIRGKAKLKGGKIKSFGDHRIAMSFIVAGLISSSPIYIDDVQCISTSYPEFLKDFFNIIAP; this is encoded by the coding sequence ATGTACGAGGTCAGTTTTAGAGGAAAATTGAAAGGTATTCTCAGGGTGCCGTCTGACAAGTCCATATCCCACAGGTCTATAATGCTTGCTTCTCTGAATCAGGGAAAGGTGATTGTGAAAAATTTTCTCCGTTCAGAGGACTGTCTCAATACGCTTAAAGCTTTTAAGTCCTTAGGGGTTGACATAGAAGATGACGGGAAGATTATAATGATACGTGGTAAGGGTAAGATTCTAAAAGAACCTTTTGATATTCTTGACATGGGTAATTCTGGAACATCTATAAGGCTCATATCCGGGATTCTTGCCGGTCAGCCGTTTTATTCCGTTCTCACAGGTGACAAGTATTTAAGAAAAAGACCTATGGACAGAATAGCCATTCCGTTGAGACAGATGGGAGCCACCGTTTTGGGTAGAGAGAACGGCAAGTATCCACCTCTCACAATTGTTGGCAGGAATCCACTTAACGGAATTGTATACAGAAGTCCAAAAGCCAGTGCTCAGGTTAAATCGTGTATCCTTTTAGCCGGTCTTTTTACAGATGAAGAGGTTTCTGTCACCGAACCTGCAAAAAGTCGTGACCATACGGAAAGAATGCTTAAGACTTTTGGTGTTGATGTTAAAGTTGATGGATTAACGGTTTCTCTCGGTAGAAATAGAGACCTTAAAGCAGATTTAGAAATAGATGTTCCGGCAGACATATCTTCCGCTGCCTTTTTCATGGTTGCTGCAGCTATCGTTCCTGGTTCAGAGGTTGTATTGAAAGATGTAATTCTCAATCCAACAAGGACAGGTATTCTCGATGTAATGGGAAGAATGGGTGTAAATTTTGAAATTCTTAACAAAAGAACTGTTTCTGGCGAAGAGGTTGGTGACATTAAAGTGCTTTATTCCCCGGATTTAAAAGCGGTTGTAATAGAGGGAGATATTATTCCCCGTTTAATAGATGAAATACCGATAATCGCAGTCCTTGCAACTCAGGCGGAAGGTGAAACAGTGATAAAAGAAGCGGCGGAGCTAAGGGTTAAAGAAAGCGATAGAATCAGGGCTGTTGTTTCAAACTTGAAGGTTTTAGGTGTTGATGTTGAAGAATTTGAAGATGGTATGAGAATAAGAGGAAAGGCAAAATTGAAAGGTGGGAAGATAAAAAGTTTTGGTGACCACAGAATAGCTATGTCTTTTATAGTTGCAGGTTTAATTTCTTCTTCACCGATTTATATTGATGATGTTCAATGTATATCAACGTCTTATCCCGAATTTTTAAAAGATTTTTTTAACATAATTGCACCTTGA
- the pilM gene encoding pilus assembly protein PilM — MINLDSVIGIFTGRKVLFTGVDIGTSSIKVCKLRERKGLYNVVNYGKMDYEESYIVGTEIIDFVSLSAKMKESVQAVVPDAKNIAVHVPLSLCFYTVISASPSENPDEIALEHIKGIISEDDLDKVVVKYQVLPVSISEDHIDIAIAAVKRDILEEYTALAENAGLKIQVIDIEPCAINNQFYLNYPDKVIDCVCLVDIGATFTKIVISYGGYPYLTRNIEIGSNTITEQLQKEYLISYGEAERLKFGNDIESISYDKALDEVISKIIRKISTEIIWAIDNFNDRFGRDVEEIYLFGGGAKQKNLVSLLKAFTNKKVELGEPLYFSGIEGAQEFAVSCGLSLRFKGDEHAKV; from the coding sequence ATGATAAATCTTGATAGTGTCATAGGTATTTTTACGGGGAGAAAGGTTCTTTTTACAGGAGTAGATATTGGCACTTCCAGTATCAAAGTTTGTAAACTAAGAGAAAGAAAGGGCCTTTACAACGTTGTTAATTACGGTAAGATGGATTATGAAGAGTCTTATATTGTTGGAACAGAGATAATTGATTTTGTTTCTCTTTCGGCAAAAATGAAAGAGAGTGTTCAGGCTGTGGTTCCTGATGCAAAAAATATAGCTGTTCATGTTCCTCTTTCTCTCTGTTTTTATACCGTGATAAGTGCTTCTCCATCTGAAAATCCGGACGAGATAGCCCTTGAACACATAAAAGGTATTATTTCCGAGGATGACCTTGATAAGGTTGTGGTTAAGTATCAGGTACTGCCTGTTTCCATTTCTGAAGACCACATAGATATAGCAATAGCCGCCGTTAAGAGAGACATTCTTGAGGAATATACTGCTCTTGCAGAAAATGCAGGTTTGAAAATTCAGGTTATAGATATAGAGCCGTGTGCTATAAACAACCAGTTCTATCTCAATTACCCGGATAAGGTAATTGACTGCGTTTGCCTTGTTGACATTGGTGCAACATTTACAAAAATAGTTATCAGTTACGGTGGCTATCCATACCTTACGAGGAATATTGAAATTGGTAGTAATACAATTACGGAGCAGCTTCAGAAAGAGTATCTAATAAGTTACGGAGAGGCAGAGAGGCTTAAATTTGGAAATGACATAGAATCTATCTCTTATGATAAGGCTTTAGATGAGGTTATATCAAAAATAATCAGGAAGATATCAACAGAAATTATCTGGGCGATAGACAACTTTAATGACCGTTTCGGAAGAGATGTGGAAGAGATTTATCTATTCGGCGGTGGAGCAAAACAGAAAAATTTAGTTTCCCTTTTGAAAGCTTTTACAAACAAGAAGGTTGAACTTGGCGAGCCTCTTTATTTCAGCGGTATTGAAGGCGCTCAGGAATTTGCCGTTTCATGCGGACTAAGTCTAAGGTTTAAGGGTGACGAACATGCTAAGGTTTAA
- a CDS encoding PilN domain-containing protein, with translation MLRFNFLEKKETFVEKILKPDVILAVLLAFALAGGLSWYAGQLKLEELSLKKENARLDKELVRLRKIQKEEKLLIKTREALKKKLQVISELDKKREVPRYIYFFAARNNVPYGVWLMGLRQSGNSLFIEGAAYNLKLVSKFLKNVEQNLGTVKFKQTSYEEYKSKESNKTYHYYKFQFTVEMK, from the coding sequence ATGCTAAGGTTTAATTTCTTAGAGAAAAAAGAGACTTTCGTAGAGAAGATTTTGAAGCCGGACGTTATTTTGGCAGTGCTCCTTGCCTTTGCACTGGCGGGTGGCCTAAGCTGGTATGCCGGTCAGCTTAAGCTGGAAGAGCTTTCTTTGAAGAAAGAAAATGCCAGGCTGGACAAGGAGTTGGTAAGACTCAGAAAGATTCAAAAAGAGGAGAAGCTGCTAATAAAAACGAGGGAAGCTCTTAAGAAAAAGTTGCAGGTTATCAGTGAGCTGGATAAGAAAAGAGAAGTGCCACGTTACATATACTTCTTTGCAGCGAGGAATAATGTTCCTTACGGTGTCTGGCTTATGGGCCTTCGCCAGTCAGGAAACAGCCTGTTTATCGAAGGTGCTGCTTACAATTTGAAATTGGTTTCCAAGTTCTTAAAGAATGTGGAGCAAAATCTTGGTACTGTTAAATTTAAGCAGACGAGTTACGAAGAATATAAATCTAAAGAGAGCAATAAAACTTACCACTACTATAAATTTCAGTTTACTGTGGAGATGAAGTGA
- the pilO gene encoding type 4a pilus biogenesis protein PilO, translated as MAFEGFLDDFKDRWSEIPKWQKWIAYIVILIVISYVYKMNVIDPLNMKIEQLNRQISQKRVQVARLLAVEKRRNELKKEIANLKSRIAALEAKLPTGREEVSGIIKSIAKSTGNTEIGLIRRGKEQSKEYYNQIDYTVVMKTRFPNFISWCKSLVKANRIMTFGDMSMVGLVPEKKKMTVEKIVDGKRQKEEKEYYSYKYTVQVNLNLNAYTLKR; from the coding sequence ATGGCATTTGAAGGATTCCTTGACGATTTTAAAGATAGGTGGTCAGAAATACCTAAATGGCAGAAATGGATAGCTTACATAGTAATTCTTATTGTTATCTCGTATGTGTATAAGATGAATGTGATAGATCCTCTTAACATGAAAATAGAACAGTTAAACAGGCAGATTTCTCAGAAGAGAGTTCAGGTAGCAAGGCTTCTTGCCGTTGAGAAAAGGAGGAATGAGCTTAAGAAAGAGATAGCAAATCTAAAATCCAGAATAGCTGCCCTTGAAGCAAAACTGCCGACAGGTAGAGAAGAGGTGAGCGGTATAATAAAGTCAATAGCTAAAAGTACCGGGAATACAGAAATAGGGTTGATTAGAAGAGGTAAAGAGCAAAGCAAAGAATATTACAATCAAATTGATTACACGGTTGTTATGAAGACAAGATTTCCGAACTTCATATCCTGGTGTAAAAGTCTTGTTAAAGCAAACAGGATAATGACTTTCGGTGACATGTCTATGGTTGGCCTGGTACCAGAGAAGAAAAAAATGACTGTGGAAAAGATAGTTGATGGAAAAAGGCAGAAAGAAGAAAAAGAGTACTATTCTTATAAATATACGGTTCAGGTTAATCTTAATTTAAATGCTTATACGCTTAAGAGGTAA
- the pilQ gene encoding type IV pilus secretin PilQ, translating into MRKLLNILTVLPIIGGSVYAGTISNVNLMNLNGELRITLLTDEQCIVSESRAGDIYNLYLKNCKIANRKVFGRQDDITKVIDIIPQDSGTLIKIVPVDKVKVSYSSYPRATTIVVAPYTLVSPVVTTTTDGINVTVDGDVEFSISKSPGKIILTAEQPVLKTTEKKVDSPFVDRISTYTSGNRSYIVISLKTEVPAQVMKVGRTYEIKFLKPVATASSKLSDRKIKLDFTNADVRTVVRAIADTVGVNVVFDPDVKGTVSVRFLTPVNWQEALKAVLEPLGYTYVREKDYLRIASRKTLMQEVRYEPVNTYIVPLNYAYASEVAKLIEKYLGSAESKNSKVKAASKELVEVDERTNSLILKVTREHYDRIMDIIRHTDKITKQVSIEAKIVLVSSSFEKDLGVNWNLAFYTGSNWQHSYKTGSFQLNDGVTIPGVTDPLSVGNVYNIPSQPYTLALGILNKGQSLRAELAIQASELNGDGKLISQPKVVTLDNKEATIEQGMEIPYKVIDENGNISTEFKKASLILKVRPHVTNDNKIVLDLEIKKDKPNYDYVAITGNSEPAIDTRNVKTQIMVDNGDTLVIGGIYEQEKSKSQTGVPVLSKIPLLGWLFKNEVVKNSNSELLIFITPKVITPSSK; encoded by the coding sequence ATGAGAAAATTATTAAATATATTAACGGTTTTGCCTATTATCGGCGGTTCAGTCTATGCCGGAACGATTTCAAACGTTAATCTTATGAATCTTAATGGCGAATTGAGAATAACCCTTTTAACAGATGAGCAGTGTATTGTTTCTGAAAGTAGAGCGGGCGATATTTATAATCTTTATCTTAAAAATTGTAAGATTGCTAACAGAAAGGTTTTTGGCCGTCAGGATGATATCACTAAAGTTATTGATATTATTCCTCAAGATAGCGGTACATTAATAAAGATAGTTCCTGTCGATAAGGTGAAAGTTTCTTATTCTTCCTATCCCAGGGCTACAACAATTGTTGTAGCACCTTACACTCTTGTTTCTCCTGTTGTAACTACTACCACGGATGGCATTAATGTCACTGTTGATGGTGACGTTGAGTTTTCCATATCAAAATCACCAGGGAAGATTATTCTAACAGCTGAACAACCTGTATTGAAGACAACAGAGAAGAAAGTGGATTCTCCATTCGTTGACAGGATTTCTACATACACATCCGGGAATAGATCTTACATTGTTATAAGTTTGAAGACAGAAGTTCCAGCTCAGGTAATGAAGGTTGGCAGGACCTATGAAATTAAGTTTTTAAAACCCGTGGCTACGGCTTCTTCTAAGTTAAGTGATAGGAAGATTAAGCTTGATTTTACGAATGCCGATGTCAGAACGGTTGTAAGGGCCATTGCAGATACGGTTGGTGTGAACGTTGTTTTTGATCCTGACGTAAAAGGAACAGTTTCGGTAAGGTTTTTAACACCTGTAAACTGGCAAGAGGCACTGAAAGCGGTCCTCGAGCCTCTTGGTTATACATATGTTAGAGAAAAGGATTATCTTCGAATAGCTTCCAGGAAGACCCTTATGCAGGAGGTAAGGTACGAACCGGTTAATACTTATATCGTTCCTCTGAATTATGCTTATGCTTCCGAAGTTGCAAAGCTTATAGAAAAGTATTTGGGCAGTGCGGAAAGTAAAAATTCTAAAGTAAAGGCGGCAAGTAAAGAACTCGTTGAAGTTGATGAGAGAACCAACAGTCTTATTCTTAAGGTGACCAGGGAACATTATGACAGGATAATGGACATTATCAGACATACTGATAAAATTACCAAGCAGGTTTCTATAGAAGCAAAGATAGTGCTTGTTAGTTCAAGCTTTGAGAAAGATTTAGGGGTAAACTGGAATCTTGCATTTTATACCGGTTCCAATTGGCAGCATTCCTATAAAACTGGAAGCTTTCAACTTAATGATGGTGTTACAATTCCTGGTGTAACGGATCCTCTCTCAGTGGGGAACGTTTACAATATCCCTTCTCAACCTTATACGCTTGCCCTTGGAATACTCAATAAAGGACAGAGTTTGAGAGCAGAATTGGCTATTCAGGCATCAGAGCTAAACGGTGATGGTAAGCTAATTTCTCAACCAAAAGTTGTAACTTTAGATAATAAGGAAGCGACCATAGAACAGGGTATGGAGATTCCTTATAAGGTAATAGATGAGAATGGGAACATTTCCACAGAGTTTAAGAAGGCTTCACTTATTCTCAAGGTTAGACCTCATGTGACAAACGATAACAAAATAGTTCTTGATCTTGAAATTAAAAAGGACAAGCCGAATTATGATTATGTTGCAATAACCGGCAATTCTGAACCTGCTATAGATACCCGGAATGTTAAAACACAGATAATGGTTGACAATGGCGACACGCTGGTTATCGGTGGTATTTATGAGCAGGAGAAATCCAAGAGCCAGACGGGAGTACCTGTACTTTCAAAGATACCTCTTCTCGGGTGGCTATTTAAGAATGAGGTTGTGAAAAATAGCAATTCTGAGCTTTTGATATTTATTACACCTAAAGTTATAACTCCTTCCAGCAAATAG
- the truB gene encoding tRNA pseudouridine(55) synthase TruB, with the protein MDGFLLIDKPSGVTSFDVVRGVRRFFPFKIKIGHTGTLDPLATGLLILSVGKATRFGEYLLKQDKCYVVGGRFGFSSDTYDTDGNVKNIDMAGVSEYRFLNVLSSFKGEIEQVPPSFSAIRIKGKRAYELARKGEEVKLKPRKVTIYSIDVLSFSYPDFSLKVCCSSGTYIRSLIHDIGVACGGDAVVTSLRRVSIGKISVEEAVSIDILNADNVGNYIVPVDRVLPFDRLTVTSPYSCWFLNGRHFPVPVSDGRYCVVDESGKFLGVGSVHSGVLKPDKVVSQ; encoded by the coding sequence ATGGACGGATTTCTGCTGATAGATAAGCCTTCGGGCGTTACCTCTTTTGACGTTGTGAGGGGCGTGCGGAGGTTTTTCCCTTTCAAAATCAAGATTGGTCATACCGGAACACTTGACCCCCTTGCTACAGGTCTTCTTATCCTTTCTGTTGGTAAAGCTACGAGATTTGGAGAGTACCTTTTGAAACAGGATAAGTGTTACGTGGTTGGTGGACGTTTTGGATTCTCAAGTGATACTTACGATACCGACGGTAATGTTAAAAATATAGATATGGCAGGTGTTTCAGAATATAGATTTTTAAATGTACTTTCCTCTTTTAAAGGTGAAATAGAACAGGTTCCACCTTCCTTTTCCGCCATAAGAATTAAGGGGAAAAGGGCTTACGAGCTTGCAAGGAAGGGTGAAGAAGTAAAGCTAAAGCCAAGGAAGGTTACCATTTATTCTATTGATGTTCTTTCTTTTTCCTATCCCGATTTTTCTCTTAAAGTCTGCTGTTCTTCCGGAACTTACATAAGGTCTTTAATTCACGATATAGGTGTTGCTTGCGGTGGTGATGCTGTCGTTACGTCTTTGCGCCGCGTTTCCATTGGAAAGATATCTGTTGAAGAGGCAGTTTCCATTGATATCCTGAACGCCGATAATGTTGGAAACTACATTGTTCCTGTGGATAGAGTTTTGCCGTTTGATAGGTTGACAGTTACCTCTCCCTATTCTTGCTGGTTTTTAAATGGCAGGCATTTTCCTGTTCCCGTTTCCGATGGCAGGTACTGTGTTGTTGATGAATCCGGTAAGTTTTTAGGCGTTGGTAGCGTTCATTCAGGCGTTTTGAAACCTGATAAGGTTGTTTCTCAATAG
- a CDS encoding NFACT family protein has protein sequence MDTLYIEKVAEEFNTHFKKKKIVGYDLTNNHFKISIEGKIFTFVLTNPNGILIEKGRIENRTLLKRYRNLFIREVKTLNCDRIIVFKLVKITVSGRMENYQLIAELTGKNSNIFFTEENGKILFRAKEALTSARETEIGKIYQPPPLNKKAFKEITFGKVTPEGVEKNLYKYVAGLSPLNCKEIAFYMREGMPLEKAYQTFMEKHKISKTAFIYFKNGKPKILTTFQYSCLSGIEFKIFEEDLSFIKAWDYFTRENRKSDKIGKIKRELSKIIDRKLKAAENRLKQIEKPEKLLKEAEEFQKKGELLKYNLHLLKPGTESVQVRDFTTEEDITIKIDPAKTPSENLNAIFKKAKRLRSRAEHEKIAEEELKREIAWLKALKEKVKELENYEGLQEIKDSLILEKRNKKKKKTKPFREIILPSGKTILIGKNRIENEILSLKVANPWDLWFHTKEIPGSHVILRLERNETPDDEDIETAASAAVFYSRGRESGKIKVDFTKAENLKKPPGTPPGFVIYRNEKTILTTAEKFEKLLRNNLIRFQNA, from the coding sequence ATGGACACCCTCTACATCGAAAAAGTAGCTGAAGAGTTTAACACCCACTTCAAAAAGAAAAAAATCGTCGGATACGATTTAACTAACAACCATTTCAAAATATCTATAGAGGGAAAAATCTTCACTTTTGTCCTCACAAATCCAAACGGCATCCTAATAGAAAAAGGGAGAATTGAAAACAGAACGCTACTAAAGCGCTACAGAAACCTTTTTATCAGGGAAGTAAAAACACTCAACTGCGACAGGATCATTGTTTTTAAGCTTGTAAAAATAACTGTTTCTGGAAGAATGGAAAATTACCAGTTAATAGCTGAACTAACAGGAAAAAACAGCAACATCTTTTTCACAGAAGAAAACGGAAAAATTCTCTTTCGGGCAAAGGAAGCCCTGACATCTGCAAGAGAAACCGAAATAGGGAAAATTTACCAGCCGCCCCCCTTAAACAAAAAGGCCTTTAAAGAGATAACATTCGGAAAGGTAACGCCTGAAGGTGTTGAAAAAAACCTCTACAAGTACGTAGCAGGCCTATCACCGCTAAACTGTAAAGAAATAGCTTTCTACATGAGAGAGGGAATGCCTCTTGAAAAAGCCTACCAGACTTTTATGGAAAAACACAAAATTTCAAAAACAGCCTTCATCTACTTTAAGAACGGAAAACCAAAAATACTGACAACGTTCCAATACTCCTGCTTATCAGGAATAGAGTTTAAAATCTTTGAGGAAGACTTAAGTTTTATAAAAGCTTGGGACTACTTTACAAGAGAGAATAGAAAAAGTGATAAAATTGGAAAAATAAAACGAGAATTGAGCAAAATCATTGATAGAAAACTAAAAGCAGCCGAAAATAGATTAAAACAAATAGAAAAACCGGAAAAACTTTTAAAAGAAGCTGAAGAGTTTCAGAAAAAGGGAGAACTGTTAAAATACAATCTTCACCTTTTAAAACCGGGAACAGAGTCCGTGCAGGTCAGGGATTTCACAACAGAAGAGGATATAACCATAAAAATAGATCCTGCAAAAACACCGTCAGAAAACCTAAATGCCATATTTAAAAAGGCAAAAAGATTAAGAAGCAGGGCTGAACACGAAAAAATTGCAGAAGAAGAATTAAAAAGAGAAATTGCCTGGCTAAAAGCTTTAAAGGAAAAAGTAAAAGAGTTAGAAAACTATGAAGGACTGCAGGAAATTAAAGATAGCCTCATTCTGGAAAAGAGAAATAAAAAGAAGAAAAAGACAAAACCTTTTAGAGAAATCATTCTACCTTCGGGAAAAACCATTCTCATTGGAAAAAATCGGATTGAAAACGAAATATTGTCACTAAAAGTAGCAAATCCCTGGGATTTATGGTTCCATACAAAGGAAATTCCCGGCTCTCACGTAATTTTGAGGCTTGAAAGGAACGAAACACCAGATGATGAAGACATAGAAACGGCCGCTTCAGCAGCCGTCTTCTATAGCAGAGGAAGAGAATCGGGAAAGATCAAGGTGGACTTCACAAAAGCGGAAAATTTGAAAAAACCGCCAGGTACGCCGCCGGGATTTGTCATCTATAGAAATGAAAAAACAATACTGACAACCGCCGAGAAGTTTGAAAAGCTATTGAGAAACAACCTTATCAGGTTTCAAAACGCCTGA
- a CDS encoding L-threonylcarbamoyladenylate synthase encodes MKILTFKSDFNIIKELILSGEILCSPTDTQYGLIGSALNVVAIETVYRLKKRDQNKPLIVLFDSVEKLKKYGVFIPEKYANFLKEIWPERLTVILPLNEESPFKTLFNRSNLAVRIPAFKPLRELISETVPLFAPSANIQGEKPAESCQECHNYFKEQVKYCIKGRSTPIPSTLLSLTGSPPEILREGAVSIETIKKRLPEVRMRK; translated from the coding sequence GTGAAGATTCTGACGTTTAAAAGCGATTTTAATATTATAAAAGAACTCATTCTGTCGGGAGAGATTCTCTGCTCTCCCACAGATACCCAGTACGGTCTTATAGGTAGTGCTCTGAACGTTGTTGCAATTGAAACCGTTTATAGGTTAAAAAAGAGAGACCAAAACAAACCACTAATAGTTCTTTTTGACTCTGTTGAAAAACTTAAAAAGTACGGTGTATTCATTCCAGAAAAATATGCAAATTTCTTAAAAGAAATCTGGCCGGAAAGGTTAACTGTAATACTACCTCTTAACGAGGAAAGTCCTTTTAAAACGTTGTTTAACCGAAGCAACCTTGCAGTAAGAATTCCGGCGTTCAAACCTTTAAGAGAACTCATATCTGAAACGGTACCACTCTTTGCACCAAGTGCCAACATTCAGGGAGAGAAACCAGCAGAAAGCTGTCAGGAGTGCCACAACTATTTTAAAGAACAGGTAAAGTACTGCATAAAAGGAAGAAGTACACCGATTCCATCCACGCTGCTTTCACTAACAGGCTCCCCACCCGAAATCCTCCGTGAAGGGGCAGTTTCTATTGAAACCATTAAAAAACGACTCCCTGAAGTGAGGATGAGGAAATGA